The following are from one region of the Ochotona princeps isolate mOchPri1 chromosome 4, mOchPri1.hap1, whole genome shotgun sequence genome:
- the LOC131479976 gene encoding olfactory receptor 5W2-like → MNRPQDKEFNSVKKRRMHQNCSQSQFIFLGIINNLEIKVILFTTFVLVYLTNLLANLGLITVIRLDSRLHTPMYFFLSHLSFCDLCYSTAVGPKMLMDIFATDKSIPFYGCALQFLIFCIFADSECLLLAVMAFDRYQAISNPLLYTVNMSSKVCSLLMVGVYLVGVTDALVHTTLTFRLCFCGSNEINHFFCDVPPLLLLSCSDTQVNELVIFTVFGFIELSTISGVLVSYCYIILSVLKMPSAEGRFKAFSTCTSHLTAVAIFQGTMLFMYFRPSSSYSLDQDKMTSVFYTLVIPMLNPLIYSLRNKDVKEALVKLKYKICS, encoded by the exons ATGAACAGACCACAAGACAAAGAATTCAATTCTGTTAAAA AAAGAAGAATGCATCAGAATTGCTCCCAGtctcaatttatttttttgggaATTATCAATAATCTGGAGATCAAAGTGATTTTATTTACCACATTTGTGCTTGTTTATCTCACTAACCTTCTGGCAAATCTCGGACTGATCACTGTAATCAGACTGGATTCCAGGCTGCACACCCCAATGTACTTTTTCCTCAGTCACCTCTCATTCTGTGACCTCTGCTACTCCACTGCAGTTGGACCCAAGATGCTCATGGACATATTTGCTACAGACAAGTCAATTCCCTTCTATGGCTGTGCTCTGCAGTTCCTGATCTTCTGTATCTTTGCAGACTCTGAGTGTCTGCTGCTGGCGGTGATGGCCTTTGATAGGTACCAGGCCATTAGCAACCCCTTGCTCTACACAGTCAACATGTCCAGCAAGGTGTGTTCCCTGCTCATGGTTGGGGTTTATCTGGTGGGAGTGACAGATGCATTGGTACACACAACATTGACATTCCGCTTGTGTTTCTGTGGCTCTAATGAGATCAATCACTTCTTCTGTGAcgtccctcctctgctgttgctaTCATGCTCAGATACTCAGGTTAATGAGTTGGTGATCTTCACAGTGTTTGGATTCATTGAACTGAGTACTATCTCAGGAGTTCTTGTCTCTTACTGTTACATCATCTTATCAGTCTTAAAGATGCCCTCTGCTGAAGGTAGGTTCAAAGCTTTCTCCACCTGCACCTCCCACTTAACTGCAGTTGCCATTTTCCAGGGAACTATGCTCTTCATGTACTTCAGACCAAGTTCTTCCTACTCTCTAGATCAAGACAAGATGACCTCAGTGTTTTACACCCTAGTGATCCCCATGCTGAACCCTCTGATTTACAGCCTTCGGAACAAGGATGTGAAAGAAGCTTtagtaaaactaaaatataaaatctgcTCTTAA
- the LOC101534198 gene encoding olfactory receptor 4C16-like, with product MQLNNNVTEFILLGLTEDPIRKKTVFVTFLLSYLGTLLGNSLILVTIRTSQALRSPMYFFLFHLSLSDTCFSTSIAPRTIADALLKTATISFSECIIQVFTFHFFGCLEIFILVLMAADRYVAICKPLHYMTIMSHQVCTILVAVAWVGSCIHSLAQISLALSLPFCGPNVIDHYFCDLQPLLNLACADTYVVNLLLVSNSGAICTVSFVTLMFSYVIILRSLRNHSAEGRKKALSTCISHIIVVILFFGPCIFIYTRPATTFPVDKMIAVFYTIGTPLLNPLIYTLRNAEVKAAMRKLWSKKSVSDGKR from the coding sequence ATGCAGCTGAATAATAATGTGACTGAGTTCATCCTACTTGGGTTGACAGAAGATCCCATCAGGAAGAAAACAGTGTTTGTCACCTTTTTGCTTTCTTACCTGGGGACTTTACTGGGGAACTCGCTGATTCTTGTTACCATCAGGACGAGCCAGGCACTTAGGAGTCCGATGTACTTCTTCCTTTTCCACCTGTCCCTGTCTGATACCTGCTTCTCCACCTCCATTGCTCCTAGAACCATTGCCGATGCTCTTTTGAAGACAGCCACTATTTCTTTCAGTGAATGTATAATCCAGGTCTTTACATTCCATTTCTTTGGATGCCTGGAAATCTTCATTCTTGTTCTCATGGCTGCtgaccgctatgtggccatctgtaaGCCCCTGCACTACATGACCATCATGAGCCACCAGGTCTGTACCATCTTGGTGGCTGTAGCCTGGGTGGGGTCCTGCATCCATTCCTTAGCTCAGATTTCCCTTGCTTTGAGTTTGCCTTTCTGTGGTCCCAATGTGATCGATCACTATTTCTGTGACTTGCAGCCCTTGTTGAACCTCGCCTGTGCAGACACCTATGTGGTCAACCTACTCCTAGTCTCCAACAGTGGCGCCATTTGCACAGTGAGTTTTGTCACGTTGATGTTCTCCTACGTGATCATCCTGCGTTCTCTGAGAAACCACAGTGCTGAAGGGAGGAAAAAAGCCCTGTCCACCTGCATCTCTCACATCATCGTGGTCATCTTGTTCTTTGGTCCTTGCATATTCATATACACCCGCCCTGCCACCACTTTCCCTGTGGATAAGATGATAGCTGTGTTTTATACGATTGGAACACCTTTGCTCAATCCTCTGATTTATACACTGAGGAATGCAGAAGTGAAAGCTGCCATGAGAAAATTGTGGAGCAAGAAGTCAGTCTCGGATGGTAAAAGATGA
- the LOC101516261 gene encoding olfactory receptor 10AG1-like, with translation MKLQQKSQEENVTEWVEFVLLGFCDVPHLRWFLFGVFLLIYMVILLGNGIIILLTKVDSTLHIPMYFFLANFSSLEICYVSVILPRMLMNLGTQQRAISLFACASQMFCFLTFGATECFLLAAMAYDRYVAICNPLHYPVIMNHKVCSQLVAACWISGVPVQMGQTLQIFSLPFCGSNQINHFCCDIPPVLRLACGEIFVNEMMVYLAAVVLVSVPFVLILTSYIKIISTVCKLPSATSRAKAFSTCSSHLTVVMLFFGSAMVTYLRPNSTHSAGTDKVLALFYTILTPMFNPMIYTLRNKDVTTALGRLLGK, from the coding sequence ATGAAGCTCCAGCAAAAGTCACAGGAAGAAAATGTCACTGAGTGGGTGGAATTTGTTCTCTTGGGCTTCTGTGATGTTCCACATCTCCGATGGTTTCTTTTTGGTGTCTTCTTACTCATCTATATGGTTATCCTGTTGGGCAACGGAATCATAATACTGCTAACAAAAGTGGACTCTACTCTTCACATCCCCATGTACTTTTTCCTTGCCAATTTTTCCTCCTTAGAAATCTGTTACGTTTCAGTTATACTCCCCAGGATGCTCATGAATCTTGGAACCCAGCAAAGGGCAATCTCTTTATTTGCCTGTGCTTCCCAAATGTTCTGTTTCCTTACATTTGGGGCTACTGAGTGCTTCctgctggctgcaatggcctatgATCGTTATGTGGCCATTTGTAACCCTCTGCACTATCCTGTCATCATGAACCACAAAGTGTGCTCCCAGCTGGTGGCTGCTTGCTGGATCAGCGGGGTCCCTGTCCAGATGGGGCAGACACTCCagattttctctctgcccttttgTGGTTCCAACCAAATCAACCACTTCTGCTGTGACATCCCCCCAGTCCTCAGGCTGGCTTGTGGGGAAATCTTTGTGAATGAGATGATGGTCTACTTAGCCGCAGTGGTGTTGGTCTCGGTTCCATTTGTGCTAATCCTCACTTCCTACATTAAAATCATCTCTACAGTTTGTAAGTTGCCATCAGCCACAAGTCGAGCCAAAGCTTTCTCCACCTGTTCATCTCATCTCACAGTGGTGATGTTATTCTTTGGATCAGCCATGGTTACTTATTTAAGACCCAACAGCACTCACTCAGCAGGAACTGACAAAGTGCTTGCTCTGTTCTATACAATTCTGACTCCCATGTTTAACCCCATGATATATACTCTAAGGAACAAGGATGTCACAACCGCTTTGGGGAGGTTACTAGGTAAGTAA
- the LOC101516504 gene encoding phosphatidylinositol N-acetylglucosaminyltransferase subunit A-like has translation MIGGEGPKRIILEEVRERYQLHNRVHLLGALDHKDVRNVLVQGHIFLNTSLTEAFCMAIVEAASCGLQVVSTRVGGIPEVLPEDLIILCEPSVKSLYDGLEKAILQFKSGLLRAPEEIHNLVKTFYAWRDVAERTERVYDQVAGEAVLPIIKRLDRLISCCTPVTGYILALLAVFSLLFLILLRWITPDSIIDVAVDATGPKSSWTLQHPRRAKLDEDDGKSETR, from the coding sequence ATGATCGGAGGAGAGGGGCCAAAGAGAATTATTTTGGAGGAAGTACGGGAAAGATACCAGCTACATAACAGGGTGCATCTTTTGGGAGCTTTAGATCACAAGGACGTTAGAAACGTCTTAGTGCAAGGACATATTTTTCTGAATACCTCTCTCACGGAAGCATTCTGCATGGCGATTGTGGAAGCAGCCAGTTGCGGTTTACAGGTTGTGAGTACCAGGGTTGGTGGAATCCCTGAGGTCCTTCCTGAAGATCTCATTATTTTATGTGAGCCTTCAGTAAAATCTTTGTATGATGGATTAGAAAAAGCTATTCTCCAATTCAAGTCAGGGTTACTGCGAGCTCCAGAAGAGATCCACAACCTAGTAAAGACGTTCTACGCCTGGAGGGATGTTGCAGAGAGAACTGAAAGGGTTTATGACCAGGTGGCTGGGGAAGCTGTGTTGCCCATCATCAAACGGCTGGACAGGCTCATCTCTTGCTGCACCCCAGTAACAGGCTACATTTTGGCCTTATTGGCTGTGTTCAGCCTTCTCTTCCTCATTCTCCTGAGATGGATAACTCCAGATTCCATCATTGATGTTGCAGTAGATGCCACGGGGCCAAAGAGCTCGTGGACTCTGCAGCATCCTCGCAGAGCAAAACTGGATGAGGATGATGGCAAGTCTGAAACCAGGTAG